One Oxobacter pfennigii DNA window includes the following coding sequences:
- a CDS encoding B12-binding domain-containing radical SAM protein yields the protein MNKKILFIQPTPYDMNKNLIKKKKLYFVGLAFPLLAALTPPDWEVEVCLETIEDVPYKTDADVIAIGSMGHAVIRSMDIAKKFKKRGKTVLLGGYMVSLMPEEAKKCCDSIVIGDAEGVWHEVLKDIEDNNLKPFYQKELTELNCPTPKYELLLNKNIGDFLPVQAGRGCPNVCSFCSVYCLYKTKYYRSPIENVIRDIKRVKELGFKKFLLLDDNILSDKDYLKKLCTEIKKLDMSWLSQCSVEIGRDGEILEIVRDSGCIALSFGIESISQESLNSMNKAWAKVEEYGKLLENIRKAGIDVSTEMVVGAEGDTVESIMATAKFIEDNKIVVPRFYILTPIPGTEFFSKMKEQNRIINHDIYSYNGTEAVHQPRNMSPDELTQSYWKLYNKVFSIKSILNRTIFHGNFFKRPLNFLFYLGVNLFYRSQIKNKITPNII from the coding sequence ATGAATAAAAAAATACTCTTTATACAGCCTACACCATATGACATGAATAAAAACCTTATAAAGAAGAAAAAGCTTTATTTTGTAGGCCTTGCCTTTCCTCTTCTTGCCGCATTGACTCCTCCCGATTGGGAAGTTGAAGTTTGCCTTGAAACAATTGAGGATGTTCCTTATAAAACGGATGCAGATGTAATTGCCATCGGTAGTATGGGACATGCCGTTATAAGGAGCATGGATATTGCAAAAAAATTTAAAAAAAGAGGCAAAACTGTGCTTTTGGGAGGTTATATGGTTAGCCTTATGCCTGAAGAAGCAAAAAAGTGCTGCGACAGCATCGTCATAGGAGATGCCGAAGGCGTATGGCATGAGGTTTTAAAAGACATTGAAGATAATAATCTCAAGCCCTTTTATCAAAAGGAATTGACAGAGTTAAATTGCCCTACCCCAAAATATGAATTGCTTTTAAATAAAAATATCGGTGACTTTCTGCCGGTACAGGCAGGAAGAGGCTGTCCCAATGTATGCAGCTTTTGCTCGGTCTACTGCCTTTATAAGACTAAATATTACAGAAGCCCAATAGAAAACGTAATAAGAGATATAAAAAGAGTAAAAGAGTTGGGTTTTAAAAAATTTCTCCTTCTGGACGATAATATACTTTCTGACAAAGACTATTTAAAAAAGCTGTGTACAGAAATCAAAAAGCTTGATATGTCCTGGCTGTCCCAATGTTCTGTTGAGATAGGCAGAGACGGTGAGATATTAGAGATTGTAAGAGACAGCGGCTGCATTGCCTTAAGCTTTGGAATAGAGAGCATATCTCAGGAGAGCTTAAACAGCATGAACAAGGCCTGGGCAAAGGTTGAAGAATACGGAAAGCTATTGGAGAATATCAGAAAGGCGGGGATTGATGTATCCACAGAGATGGTAGTGGGTGCAGAAGGGGATACCGTTGAATCCATAATGGCAACTGCCAAATTCATTGAAGATAATAAAATTGTTGTGCCCAGATTTTATATTTTGACCCCCATACCCGGCACGGAATTTTTCAGCAAGATGAAGGAACAAAATAGAATTATAAACCATGATATTTATTCATATAACGGCACGGAAGCAGTTCATCAACCAAGAAATATGTCTCCCGATGAGCTTACCCAAAGCTACTGGAAGCTCTATAACAAAGTATTTTCAATTAAAAGCATATTGAACAGGACGATTTTTCACGGCAATTTTTTTAAAAGGCCGTTGAATTTCCTTTTTTATCTGGGCGTTAATTTATTTTACAGGTCTCAGATAAAAAACAAAATTACTCCAAATATTATATAA
- a CDS encoding B12-binding domain-containing radical SAM protein — MKILLIRPKPHKETIGLQKVMICEPLELEYLGTYIKSYGHEVEILDMILEKKPISFYIEKFNPDVVGLTAYIAHVNIVKEYAREIKQIKNCSVVVGGVHAEVVPEDFDSPFIDYIIKANGIKTFGQIISALQNNLSTENIEGIWGNNLSPIKETTFAYPHPDRSLVKKYRDKYYYMFHNPCALMKTSFGCPYNCSFCFCRKITDGKYFFRNIKDIIDELKNIPEDEIYIVDDDFLVDRDRLLEFCNALDEQNIKKKYLIYGRADFIAKNEDVIKRFQASGLRAVIVGLESGREEELLKYNKKSSVEINETAVSILNKYNIECYGTFIIGIDYEKKDFSNLYIWIKKLNIKFINLQPFTPLPGTELYDDYKDTLIISRDQFEKWDLAHTVVKPVKMDIRSYYFNILKIYYKITMNPVNILKMIKKYGIKECFKLSLGTSSITMQYIKKSLQKEIR, encoded by the coding sequence GTGAAGATACTTCTCATAAGGCCAAAGCCCCATAAGGAAACCATAGGGCTTCAAAAGGTAATGATTTGCGAGCCCCTAGAGCTTGAATATTTAGGCACATATATTAAAAGTTACGGTCATGAAGTTGAAATCTTGGACATGATACTTGAGAAAAAGCCTATCTCCTTTTATATAGAAAAATTTAACCCTGATGTTGTGGGATTGACGGCGTACATTGCCCATGTAAACATAGTTAAGGAGTACGCTCGGGAGATAAAGCAAATTAAGAATTGCAGTGTTGTTGTAGGCGGAGTCCATGCTGAAGTGGTTCCGGAGGATTTTGACTCTCCTTTTATTGACTATATTATAAAAGCAAACGGCATTAAAACCTTTGGGCAAATAATAAGCGCCCTTCAAAATAATTTATCTACGGAAAATATTGAAGGCATCTGGGGAAACAATTTATCGCCAATAAAAGAAACTACATTTGCATACCCTCATCCTGACAGAAGCCTTGTTAAAAAATATAGGGACAAATATTATTACATGTTCCACAACCCCTGCGCCCTTATGAAGACATCTTTTGGGTGCCCATATAACTGCAGCTTTTGCTTTTGCAGGAAGATAACTGACGGAAAATATTTTTTCAGGAATATAAAAGACATCATAGATGAATTAAAAAACATACCGGAGGATGAAATTTATATAGTTGATGATGATTTTCTGGTGGACAGAGACAGGCTCCTTGAATTTTGCAATGCATTAGATGAACAGAATATTAAAAAGAAGTATTTAATTTATGGTCGGGCAGACTTTATTGCCAAAAATGAGGACGTAATCAAGAGATTTCAAGCCTCGGGGCTGAGGGCAGTAATAGTTGGCTTGGAATCGGGCCGGGAAGAGGAATTATTAAAATACAACAAAAAAAGCTCAGTTGAAATAAATGAAACTGCCGTTTCCATATTGAATAAATATAATATAGAATGCTATGGCACCTTTATAATAGGCATAGATTATGAAAAAAAAGATTTCAGTAATCTTTATATATGGATCAAAAAGCTTAATATAAAATTCATAAACCTTCAGCCCTTTACTCCACTTCCTGGCACTGAACTTTATGATGATTACAAAGACACGCTTATAATAAGCAGGGACCAGTTTGAAAAATGGGATTTGGCTCATACTGTGGTCAAGCCGGTTAAAATGGATATAAGAAGCTATTATTTTAATATACTTAAAATATATTATAAAATAACCATGAACCCGGTAAATATTTTAAAGATGATAAAAAAGTATGGCATAAAGGAATGCTTTAAATTATCACTGGGAACAAGCAGCATTACGATGCAATACATTAAAAAATCACTGCAAAAGGAAATCAGGTGA
- a CDS encoding class I SAM-dependent DNA methyltransferase gives MFNTTKIWDYWANKYDGLWVQKYSLTPTRKAVISTLSSVLDKGKKIKLLDMGCGTGQLIREIKTKFKDYDIECTGVDISNRMIDICKNKDKTSSYITSSIENFEYNEGEFDIIICTHSFPYYQDKAKAIEKFHRLLKKNGYFILAQASVNSFYDSLAMFFVKLTTSKAAYPSIDEVLNLIRGKFKSIDIVSIKEKAFMPAICLFLFLKEGD, from the coding sequence ATGTTCAACACAACAAAAATTTGGGACTACTGGGCAAATAAATATGACGGCCTGTGGGTGCAGAAGTATTCACTCACTCCCACAAGAAAAGCCGTTATAAGTACCCTGTCTTCTGTTCTGGATAAAGGAAAGAAGATTAAGCTGCTTGATATGGGCTGCGGCACCGGCCAGCTCATAAGAGAAATAAAAACAAAATTTAAGGATTATGACATAGAATGTACTGGAGTTGATATCTCCAACCGTATGATTGATATTTGTAAAAATAAAGATAAAACATCCAGTTATATAACAAGCAGCATCGAAAACTTTGAATATAATGAGGGAGAATTTGATATTATCATCTGTACTCACTCCTTTCCCTATTACCAGGATAAGGCAAAGGCAATTGAAAAATTCCACAGGCTTCTTAAAAAAAATGGATACTTTATTTTAGCCCAGGCTTCGGTTAACAGCTTCTACGACAGCCTTGCCATGTTTTTTGTAAAGCTCACTACCAGCAAGGCAGCTTATCCGTCGATAGACGAAGTTTTAAACCTCATAAGGGGTAAATTTAAAAGCATCGATATTGTTTCAATAAAAGAAAAGGCCTTCATGCCTGCAATCTGCCTTTTTCTCTTTTTAAAGGAAGGTGATTGA
- a CDS encoding B12-binding domain-containing radical SAM protein produces MKILLVRPKNLKGMGVLEFVNVEPLELEYLAAICTELQAQYEIYDGSIEKIKFEDKYSNFSYDAVAISGYINSVDKIKNYAKYIKSRNPNAKVIVGGVVAEVVPEYFYCPHIDIIVHSGGFKPFKDLLSCGFSPDFYKDMPGICYKLSGSFIKNEQCIFNVNELPIPDRSHFFKNKDMFHYLNYKPVATMKTSYSCPYKCNFCYCKKLNNGTFISMDLDKIIEEIKVINCHTIWITDDVFLFDRQRLINFAHEIKSQAITKSFIVYSRADFIVNNSDLLPLMKKAGIVMVIVGLEAVEDKNLDNFNKGTDKEINRECVRLLQINGIDCTGLFIAGIDYTRKDFWNLRKWIEESGLKIYTVSIFTPLPGTETYEQYKSEIKDNNLSKFDFLHLHIKPQNMSKTSFYMEFIKLHIPYVKNFLKEYTHKFKKGLKTR; encoded by the coding sequence TTGAAGATTTTACTGGTACGCCCCAAAAACCTTAAAGGAATGGGGGTGCTTGAGTTCGTAAACGTTGAGCCCTTGGAGCTTGAATACCTGGCGGCAATTTGCACAGAACTCCAGGCACAATATGAAATATATGACGGCAGCATTGAAAAAATAAAATTTGAGGATAAATATAGTAATTTTTCTTATGATGCCGTAGCAATATCCGGATATATAAACAGCGTTGATAAGATAAAGAATTACGCAAAATATATAAAGAGCAGAAACCCAAATGCAAAGGTTATTGTGGGGGGAGTAGTGGCAGAAGTTGTGCCGGAATATTTTTATTGCCCCCATATTGATATCATCGTCCATTCAGGCGGCTTCAAGCCTTTTAAAGACCTTTTGTCATGCGGTTTTAGCCCCGATTTTTATAAAGATATGCCGGGAATTTGCTACAAATTATCCGGCAGTTTTATTAAGAATGAACAATGCATTTTTAATGTTAATGAGCTGCCCATACCGGACAGGTCTCACTTTTTCAAGAATAAGGATATGTTTCATTATTTGAATTATAAACCTGTGGCAACTATGAAAACCTCCTATTCATGCCCCTATAAATGCAATTTCTGTTACTGCAAAAAGCTTAATAACGGGACATTTATATCCATGGATTTGGATAAAATCATAGAAGAAATAAAAGTTATAAACTGCCATACAATATGGATAACAGATGACGTATTTCTTTTTGACAGGCAAAGACTTATAAACTTTGCCCATGAAATAAAAAGTCAGGCAATCACAAAAAGCTTCATAGTCTATTCCCGGGCGGATTTCATTGTAAATAACAGTGACCTGCTGCCCTTGATGAAAAAAGCAGGAATTGTCATGGTCATTGTTGGCCTGGAGGCAGTTGAGGATAAAAACTTAGATAATTTTAACAAGGGCACGGACAAAGAAATAAACCGTGAATGTGTAAGACTGTTACAGATAAACGGCATTGACTGCACCGGCCTTTTTATTGCAGGCATTGATTATACGAGGAAGGATTTTTGGAATTTAAGAAAATGGATTGAAGAATCAGGGTTAAAAATCTATACGGTATCTATTTTTACACCCCTTCCGGGAACTGAAACCTATGAGCAATATAAAAGTGAGATAAAGGACAATAATTTAAGCAAATTTGATTTTTTGCATCTTCATATAAAACCACAGAATATGAGCAAAACATCCTTTTATATGGAATTTATAAAGCTTCACATTCCATATGTAAAAAACTTTTTAAAGGAATACACCCATAAATTCAAGAAAGGTCTTAAAACTAGGTAA
- a CDS encoding GNAT family N-acetyltransferase yields the protein MIEIYNNPKQLPDTWDTAAKDNYALKKDYLIHLHEYNPCKQTYVILDKGEISSILVYYELNMNIFTYSKLKLNIPITIIGIPCSVCEKGYSLSSKDTDEIGDYIKSIKGAKIILNAESSLDLKGFAKGHTLPACIMDVKWDSFDEYLSKLRSHYRYRYKKAFKKLDAISIKALNSSDFNFEHYSLYEQVYDKSQFKLEKLSFEFFKNAGENIMEFSLSNTPVAFIQYKIVGREMVFLFGGMDYALNKEYDLYINMLLYIVRLAIENNCTHINFGQTAEEIKCRLGAFREYKYMYIHHSNPFLNKAVSLLQDLFCYKLKDIRLKVLKV from the coding sequence ATGATAGAAATCTATAATAATCCAAAACAACTGCCCGATACCTGGGATACAGCTGCCAAAGACAATTACGCTTTAAAAAAGGACTATCTTATTCATCTTCATGAATACAACCCCTGCAAGCAGACTTATGTCATTCTGGACAAGGGCGAAATTTCCAGTATACTGGTGTATTATGAATTGAACATGAATATATTCACCTACAGCAAATTAAAACTTAACATACCCATAACCATTATAGGTATCCCCTGCTCGGTATGCGAGAAAGGCTACAGCTTAAGTTCAAAGGATACCGATGAAATAGGTGATTATATAAAAAGCATAAAGGGCGCCAAAATAATACTCAATGCAGAAAGCTCCCTCGATTTAAAAGGCTTTGCAAAGGGACACACATTGCCTGCCTGTATTATGGATGTAAAATGGGACAGTTTTGACGAATATTTAAGTAAGCTTCGAAGCCATTACCGTTACAGATATAAGAAGGCTTTTAAAAAACTCGACGCCATTTCCATAAAGGCTTTAAACAGCAGCGATTTTAATTTTGAACACTATAGTTTATATGAGCAGGTTTATGATAAATCCCAATTTAAATTAGAGAAGTTATCTTTTGAGTTTTTTAAAAACGCAGGGGAAAATATTATGGAATTTAGCCTATCGAATACCCCCGTGGCTTTTATACAATATAAAATAGTCGGCCGGGAAATGGTATTCTTATTTGGCGGTATGGATTATGCTTTAAACAAAGAGTACGATTTGTATATAAACATGCTTTTATATATAGTAAGGCTTGCCATAGAAAACAACTGCACTCATATAAATTTCGGCCAGACTGCCGAGGAGATAAAATGCAGGCTGGGAGCTTTCAGGGAATATAAGTATATGTATATTCACCACTCCAACCCCTTTCTTAATAAGGCCGTATCTTTATTGCAGGATCTGTTTTGTTATAAGCTGAAGGACATAAGACTTAAGGTATTAAAGGTGTGA
- a CDS encoding N-acetyltransferase, translated as MNSEITPILVKEGSSVLAACIYIISKNYPDVLQIAFFEALADCQDAVDLIMKRAKELCAEKNLHAITVGLNGHVNYGLGFLYDKFQDGLSFGSNFNPPYYPEYFSKYSPKRFNLVSFKGDMENVNFEREKDILNRITKKFNYREANFSKFKSEMKVYTDLNNQCFMEHPFYFLREYQEDYELFSELKYFIKGENLLFAEHNNTTIGFLLWYPDFNELLDRGKTIGVDTFIKNKLFSKRIDKFKIVEIAVIPQYQKSGVILGLFNELYNKTKGRFSSYETSWILEDNYRSKSLGAKWAEEEYKHFVAFEISPKEII; from the coding sequence ATGAATTCGGAGATAACTCCTATTCTGGTAAAAGAAGGCTCTTCTGTATTGGCAGCATGCATTTATATTATCTCAAAGAATTATCCTGATGTGCTGCAGATTGCTTTTTTTGAAGCACTGGCTGACTGTCAGGATGCCGTTGACTTGATAATGAAAAGAGCAAAGGAATTATGCGCTGAAAAAAATTTACATGCCATAACTGTTGGCTTAAATGGTCACGTCAATTATGGTTTAGGATTTTTATACGATAAATTCCAGGATGGCTTAAGCTTCGGAAGCAATTTCAATCCGCCCTATTATCCGGAATACTTTTCAAAATACTCCCCAAAGCGCTTCAATCTGGTGTCCTTTAAAGGGGATATGGAAAATGTAAATTTTGAAAGAGAAAAAGATATACTAAATAGAATCACCAAGAAGTTTAACTACAGAGAAGCAAATTTCAGTAAATTCAAAAGTGAAATGAAGGTATATACCGATTTGAATAATCAATGTTTCATGGAACACCCCTTTTATTTCTTGAGGGAATACCAGGAGGATTATGAGCTTTTCTCCGAATTGAAATATTTTATAAAGGGAGAGAATTTACTCTTCGCAGAGCATAATAATACTACAATAGGATTTTTGCTGTGGTATCCCGATTTCAACGAGCTTTTGGATAGGGGAAAAACCATAGGAGTGGATACTTTTATAAAAAACAAGCTCTTCTCCAAAAGAATTGATAAGTTTAAGATTGTCGAAATCGCCGTCATCCCCCAATATCAAAAAAGCGGTGTTATTTTAGGATTGTTTAATGAATTATACAACAAAACAAAGGGTAGATTCTCCTCCTATGAAACCAGCTGGATACTGGAGGACAACTACAGGTCCAAAAGTCTCGGAGCAAAATGGGCCGAGGAAGAATACAAGCATTTTGTGGCATTTGAGATAAGTCCCAAGGAGATAATATGA
- a CDS encoding TIGR03905 family TSCPD domain-containing protein, which yields MKLEYKMQGVCAEKIDIDVSDGIVRRVEFKSGCDGNLQGISKLIEGMKVEDVIEKLKGIKCGRKSTSCPDQLSKALQNMLK from the coding sequence ATGAAACTTGAATATAAAATGCAGGGAGTATGTGCTGAAAAAATAGATATAGATGTTTCGGACGGTATAGTAAGGAGAGTGGAATTCAAATCGGGCTGTGACGGAAACCTTCAGGGGATATCAAAGCTGATTGAAGGAATGAAGGTTGAGGATGTTATAGAAAAATTAAAGGGAATAAAGTGCGGAAGAAAAAGCACCTCATGTCCTGATCAGCTCTCAAAGGCACTGCAAAATATGCTGAAATAA